A stretch of DNA from Gymnodinialimonas sp. 57CJ19:
CCTGCATATTGACCACATCGGCTGGAACACGCGGTTGGAAGATGGCCGTTGGGTGCCCACCTTCCCCAAGGCGCGTTACCTCTTTCCCGCCGCCGACCTCAAGATGCTGCACGAGAACCCGCACCCGATGTATGATGAGAGCATTCACCCCGTAGTGGAAGCCGGACAGGCCGAGGAAGTCGGCCCGGATCATGGTATCGGTGACGCGATCACCCTCATCCCCACGCCGGGCCATACGCCCGGTCATGTCAGCGTGCGTATCCACTCTCAGGGGGCAGAGGCAGTGATAACCGGCGATGCAATCCATACCACGCCGCAGTGTTGCTACCCCGATTGGCATTTCGTCTATGACGCCGATGCTGAACAGGCCGTGGCATCGCGCAGGCACCTGTTGGAAACGGTCACCGACAGCGGCGCACGGGTGTTGGGGACGCATTTTCTGATGCCATCGCTTGGGCGCATTCGGGCTAAGGGTGACGCCTTTGAATGGGTGCCGGATTAGGCATTGTCGCACGGCCCTGCCGGGTTGTGCGCTTGGCGAAACTCGGATAGCCAGCGCGGCCTTGTCTCCCCCCTCGCGTTGAAGGCCCGCCGTGACCCATCCAGATACCCTTGCCGTTGACTTCGGCACCTCGAACTCTGCCGCGGCGCTGTTGCACGATGGCGCGATCGTGCGGATTGATGTGGAGCCGGGCGAAGCGACCCTGCCCACCGCCGTCTTCTTTCCCGCCGATGGTGGCGAGATGCAGATCGGCAGCCAAGCCGCGCAATCGCTGATCGAGGGCGAAGAGGGCCGCTATATGCGGGCGCTCAAAAGCATCCTTGGCGTGCCCTTGGTCCACGAGACGCGGCTAATCAGCGGGCGCAGGCGGGCGGTGACGGACGTGATTACCGCCTTCCTCACGGTTCTGCGCACCAAGGCCGAGACGCAGACAGGCCGTTCGATCACCCGTGCCCTGTCGGGCCGGCCCGTGCGGTTCCACAGCGACCACCCGGAAAGGGACACGCAGGCCGAGAAGGACCTGCGCGGCTGCTACACCGCCGCGGGCTTCACCCATGTGGATTTTCTGGCCGAACCCGAAGCCGCTGCGATTTCGTGTCAGGCGATGGGGGCCGCGGATGGCTTGGGCCTGATCGTGGACATCGGCGGCGGCACCTCGGATTTCTCGGTGTTTCGCAACGGTGCGAGCGGGCCGGATATCCTTGCCAGCCACGGTATCCGCCTTGGCGGGACGGATTTTGACCATGCGGTCTCCATGGCCCATGCGATGCCGGTTCTGGGCCTTGGCGGGCAGTTGCGCCGCACCATGGGCGCGGGTCTTCTGCCGGTGCCCCGAGCGCCTTATGTGGAGCTGTCCACCTGGGCGAAAATCCCGTTCCTCTATACCCAAGACACCCGCCGCATGGTTGCCGACATGGTGCGCCACGCGGTTGACCGCCCGGCGATGGAACGCTTTGCCGAGGTGTTGGAACTGGAATTGGGCCATGAGCTGGCCTTCGCGGTCGAGCGCGGCAAGATCGCCGCGAACAATGGCGAGGGCAGCGCGGCAATTGATATGGGGGCGCTGCAACGGGGCCTGAAGATCGCTTTGGCCGTCGACGATCTGAACCGCGATCTGGCCCCGACAAGGACCGAGCTACGTGCCGCCATGGCCGAGACCTTGACCCAAGCAGGCATCAGCGGCATCGATGTGGGCCGGATCATCCTTGTGGGTGGCTCCAGCCTGATGGGGTTCATCGCCGATGAGGCACAGGCCATCTGCCCGCAGGCGGAAGTCCTGCGGTCCAACGCATTTACCGCCGTTGTGGACGGTCTGGCGCTGGCCACCGCCTAGGGGTTGCCCCTCATTGTCGCAGGGGCTTTGCCTTTTCGGATATCCGCTTTATCTTAATTTCAGAAATTACTGAAATGACGGTATTACCTCGGAAATGCCGGATATGCGCGAACAGGATGGCCTATGAACCTTACAAATCTACAGCAGGAGTTTGTTCTGCATTTCGGCGAGATGGGCAGCCGGTGGGGGATCAACCGCACCGTGGGGCAGATTTATGCGCTGTTGTTCCTGTCCTCGGACCCGCTGAACGCCGAGCAGATCACCGAAGGGCTGGGGGTCAGCCGCTCCAACACCTCGATGGGGTTGAAAGAGCTTCAGGCATGGGGCCTCGTACGCCTGCGCCACATCCCCGACGATCGCCGAGACTATTTCACCACGCCCGAAGACCTGTGGGAAATCACCCGTATCCTCATCGCCGAACGCAAGAAGCGAGAGATTGACCCGACGCTGACCAAGCTGCGAGAGTTGGAAATGGCCGGCCCCGCAGGCGATGACTATGCCGAGGCCCGCATCGGCGAGTTGCGCGAAATGATCGAGCTGATGACTGGCTTCTACGACGATATGGAGAAGCTGGAGACAGAGCGTTTGGTCAAGATGATGACCCTTGGCAGCAAAATCGCGGGCGTGATCGACAAGGCCGGGGGCGTGTTCCCCACATTCACAAAACGGAAGGTGTAGACGATGGAAGCGTTAGACACTTTGATCTTCAGCCGCATTCAGTTTGCGGCCAACATCTCGTTCCACATCCTGTTTCCCACGATCACCATCGCTCTTGGGTGGGTGCTGTTGTTCTTCCGGGTGCGTTTTGCGCAGACCGGGGATCAGAAGTGGATGAACATCTATCGGTTCTGGGTGAAGGTCTTTGCCCTGTCGTTCGCTATGGGCGTGGTCAGTGGCATCACCATGTCGTTCCAATTCGGCACCAACTGGCCGGGGTTCATGGAGACCGTGGGCAACATCGCAGGCCCGCTTCTGGCTTACGAGATCCTGACGGCCTTTTTCCTTGAGGCCGCTTTCGTGGGCATCATGCTGTTTGGCTTTTCCCGCGTGCCCGGGTGGCTGCACATATTGGCGACCTTCCTTGTGGCGTTCGGGACAACGGTTTCGGCGTTCTGGATTATCGTGCTGAATTCGTGGATGCACACGCCGCAAGGGTACGAGATGATCGACGGCGTGGCCCATGCCACCGACTGGTGGGCGATTATCTTCAACCCGTCCATGCCGTATCGGTTCTTCCACATGCTGCTGGCCTCGGGCCTGACGGTGGCGTTTCTGGTCGCCGGGGTCTCGGCGTTCCGGTGGCTGTTGGGGGATCGGTCCCGCGATGTGCGCACGGCGCTGAAAGTTGGCGTCTGCATCGGCGCGCTGCTGATCCCGGTGCAGATCTTCGTGGGCGATACCCATGGGTTGAACACGCTGGAGCATCAGCCCCAGAAGATCGCCGCAATGGAAGGGATCTGGGAAACCGGGCCGCATCAACCGTTGCTTCTGTTTGCCATTCCTGATGAGGCGGCGCGGACCAACCATTTCGAGGTGGCGGTCCCAAATGTGGCCTCCATCATCCTGACCCACCATGCCGATGGAGTCTTGCAGGGCCTGAACGACTTTGTGGCCGAAGATGGCACGCCGATGCATCCCCCCGTCTTCCCGGTGTTCTGGAGCTTCCGGGTCATGGTGGGCACCGGGCTGGCAATGCTGTTGGTGTCATGGGCCACGATGTTTTTGATGTGGAAACGCCGCCGGATGCATGTGGACGCAGAGGCGGGCCATTGGCTGGCCGTGGAAGGCCTGCCCAAGCCCTTCTTCTGGGTCCTGGCCCCGATGGCCTTCAGCGGGTGGGTGGCCACCCTTGCGGGCTGGTATACGACCGAGATCGGCCGCCAGCCGTGGTTGGTGCAGGGGATCATGACCACGGATATGGCCGTGGCCGACGTGCCCGCGCCGATGGTGGCAAGCACGCTGGTGGGCTACCTTGTGGTCTATGGCTTGCTGCTCATGGCCTACATTTCGGTGATCGCGTACCTCGCGCGGAAAGCAGCACGGGGCGAGGATGGCCGCGCCAATGACATGAGCCATTCCGGCAAGGCGCAGGTTGAAGCTCTGACCGGAGAGGAGCACATCCATGTTGCCTGATTTCGCAAACCCCGCCGACTGGTTGCCCTGGGCTTTTGCCTCTCTCATGGGGTTCTCGATCCTTGTCTATGTGGTCTTGGACGGGTTCGATCTGGGGGTGGGGATCTTGTTCCCCTTTGCCGAGGATGCCGAGAAGGACCGGATGATCGGCTCTATCGGGCCGTTCTGGGACGCGAACGAGACATGGTTGGTCCTGGCCGTGGGCCTTTTGCTGGTAGCCTTTCCGACCGCCCATGGGATGATCCTTTCGGCGCTGTATCTGCCGGTGTTTGTCATGCTGATCGGCCTGATCCTGCGCGGCGTGGCGTTCGAGTTCCGAGCCAAGGCCCACGCGCGGCACAAGAGCCTGTGGAACCGGCTGTTCCTGGTGGGTTCAACCCTGACGGCGTTGAGCCAGGGGTTCATGTTGGGCCTTTATGTGATGGGGTTGCAGCAGACATGGGCGACTTATGCCTTCGCGGCGCTGACGGCTGTATTCCTGACGGTCGGCTATAGCTTCATCGGGGCATGCTGGTTGATCCTCAAGACCGAAGCGGACTTGCAGGGGAAGGCCGTGAAATGGGCACGGCAGAGCCTGTGGGGCGTGGTTCTGGGCATCGGCGCAGTGTCCTTGGCGACGCCTCTGGTGTCGGCCCGGATCTGGGAGCGTTGGTTACAGTTCCCCGAGGCCCTTTGGCTGGCCCCGATCCCGGTGATCTCGGGGCTATTGGTGCTGTGGCTATGGCGGATGGTCCGGGTGATGCCGTTCGAGGGCGACGCGCGGTCGTGGCAACCCTTCGCGGTGGCCACGGGGCTGTTCGCGCTGGCCTACGTGGGGTTGGCGTATTCGTTCTACCCCTACGTGGTGCCGGAAAGGTTGACGATCTACGAGGCCGCAGCGGCGCCGGAGAGCCTGCTGATCATTCTGGTGGGGGCGTGCTTCGTGGTGCCTGTGATCGCGGGCTATTCGGTATTGGCCTACGTTATCTTCCGCGGCAAAGCGACGGCCCTGCGCTACGACTAAGGCTGTGGCGCAGTCAAAATGTGCGGCTGCGCCGCGTTGTATTTTGAAAGGGGAGGGGGCTAGCCCCCTTGGCGCATCCTGTGGGATGCGCCCACCCCCAGAGGTGTATTTGCCAAGATGAAGGAGCGTCAGAAGTTGACGGTGACGCCCGGAAGGTTGAGGGCTGTCATCAGGTCACGCAGTTCTTGGCGGGCGGCGACGTTGGAGATGTTCATCCGCTCGACGCCCATATCGCGCAGGTCGAGGAGGGTCATGCCGGTGGGGAAGAGTTCCCGGAAGATCACCCGTTCGGAAAAGCCGGGGGCCACGCGAAAGCCGATGCGTTTGGAGAGTTCCTCCAGAGCGCGGCCCATCTTCGCCTTGTTGTGCATCTGTTGGGCGGGAAGGCGGTTGCGGACGACGACCCAATCGGTGGGTTGGAGGCCCGCCTTGGCCCGCAGTTGTCGCGCGTGCCAGACCATCTCGGAATAGACGGAGGGGCCTTTGAGGTCGAAGGTTTCGGGGTCGACCTTGGCCAGAAGGTCGAAGTCCACGAAGCTGTCGTTGAGGGGAGTGACCAGCGTATCGGCCAGGCTGTGGGCGACTTGGCTCAGGCGCGTGTGGCTACCGGGGCAGTCGATCACGATGAAGTCGCAGCGGCCTTCGTGTTCGGCAACGGCAGAGGACAGGCGGTGGTCGTAGATGTTCACACCCTCGGGCACGTCATCGGCCGAGATGTCGGGCAGGTCGAGGATCAGGGGGCAGGCAAGGTCCATGCCACGCCGTTCTGCCGTGGCACGGCGGTTGTCCAGATAGCGGTGGAAGCTGCGTTGGCGTAGGTCCAGATCAAGCCCTCCGACCACATGACCCAGCCGCGCCAATGCTGTTGCGATATGCATGGAGGTCGTCGATTTGCCGGATCCGCCCTTCTCGTTCCCGAGAACAATGATATGCGCCATGGCCTGTCCTGCCTTGTTTTTATACGGTTTTACGGCCTCGTGCGTATCGGGCCCTTTCGGGGTGTATACGCCTGCCTTGGGGGATTTGTTAAGCGCAAAGCCATAAATGATGGACGGATCATGTGCCCCGTGCGACCCTTTTGCCGCAATGCAAGGAAGGGGCTGGCAATGGAAACGGACCGGTATGGA
This window harbors:
- a CDS encoding cytochrome d ubiquinol oxidase subunit II produces the protein MLPDFANPADWLPWAFASLMGFSILVYVVLDGFDLGVGILFPFAEDAEKDRMIGSIGPFWDANETWLVLAVGLLLVAFPTAHGMILSALYLPVFVMLIGLILRGVAFEFRAKAHARHKSLWNRLFLVGSTLTALSQGFMLGLYVMGLQQTWATYAFAALTAVFLTVGYSFIGACWLILKTEADLQGKAVKWARQSLWGVVLGIGAVSLATPLVSARIWERWLQFPEALWLAPIPVISGLLVLWLWRMVRVMPFEGDARSWQPFAVATGLFALAYVGLAYSFYPYVVPERLTIYEAAAAPESLLIILVGACFVVPVIAGYSVLAYVIFRGKATALRYD
- a CDS encoding GbsR/MarR family transcriptional regulator codes for the protein MNLTNLQQEFVLHFGEMGSRWGINRTVGQIYALLFLSSDPLNAEQITEGLGVSRSNTSMGLKELQAWGLVRLRHIPDDRRDYFTTPEDLWEITRILIAERKKREIDPTLTKLRELEMAGPAGDDYAEARIGELREMIELMTGFYDDMEKLETERLVKMMTLGSKIAGVIDKAGGVFPTFTKRKV
- a CDS encoding cytochrome ubiquinol oxidase subunit I produces the protein MEALDTLIFSRIQFAANISFHILFPTITIALGWVLLFFRVRFAQTGDQKWMNIYRFWVKVFALSFAMGVVSGITMSFQFGTNWPGFMETVGNIAGPLLAYEILTAFFLEAAFVGIMLFGFSRVPGWLHILATFLVAFGTTVSAFWIIVLNSWMHTPQGYEMIDGVAHATDWWAIIFNPSMPYRFFHMLLASGLTVAFLVAGVSAFRWLLGDRSRDVRTALKVGVCIGALLIPVQIFVGDTHGLNTLEHQPQKIAAMEGIWETGPHQPLLLFAIPDEAARTNHFEVAVPNVASIILTHHADGVLQGLNDFVAEDGTPMHPPVFPVFWSFRVMVGTGLAMLLVSWATMFLMWKRRRMHVDAEAGHWLAVEGLPKPFFWVLAPMAFSGWVATLAGWYTTEIGRQPWLVQGIMTTDMAVADVPAPMVASTLVGYLVVYGLLLMAYISVIAYLARKAARGEDGRANDMSHSGKAQVEALTGEEHIHVA
- a CDS encoding MBL fold metallo-hydrolase is translated as MLCKIGEVEVWRILEMNGPFREATRLFPNAGPDVAQLMEAEAPGVIEPATGCVILPVQGFLLKTRDHVVLVDACVGNHKSVPSVADWNQRDDGRFMAALTAAGVSPADVDYVFCTHLHIDHIGWNTRLEDGRWVPTFPKARYLFPAADLKMLHENPHPMYDESIHPVVEAGQAEEVGPDHGIGDAITLIPTPGHTPGHVSVRIHSQGAEAVITGDAIHTTPQCCYPDWHFVYDADAEQAVASRRHLLETVTDSGARVLGTHFLMPSLGRIRAKGDAFEWVPD
- a CDS encoding Hsp70 family protein; protein product: MTHPDTLAVDFGTSNSAAALLHDGAIVRIDVEPGEATLPTAVFFPADGGEMQIGSQAAQSLIEGEEGRYMRALKSILGVPLVHETRLISGRRRAVTDVITAFLTVLRTKAETQTGRSITRALSGRPVRFHSDHPERDTQAEKDLRGCYTAAGFTHVDFLAEPEAAAISCQAMGAADGLGLIVDIGGGTSDFSVFRNGASGPDILASHGIRLGGTDFDHAVSMAHAMPVLGLGGQLRRTMGAGLLPVPRAPYVELSTWAKIPFLYTQDTRRMVADMVRHAVDRPAMERFAEVLELELGHELAFAVERGKIAANNGEGSAAIDMGALQRGLKIALAVDDLNRDLAPTRTELRAAMAETLTQAGISGIDVGRIILVGGSSLMGFIADEAQAICPQAEVLRSNAFTAVVDGLALATA
- a CDS encoding division plane positioning ATPase MipZ, with the protein product MAHIIVLGNEKGGSGKSTTSMHIATALARLGHVVGGLDLDLRQRSFHRYLDNRRATAERRGMDLACPLILDLPDISADDVPEGVNIYDHRLSSAVAEHEGRCDFIVIDCPGSHTRLSQVAHSLADTLVTPLNDSFVDFDLLAKVDPETFDLKGPSVYSEMVWHARQLRAKAGLQPTDWVVVRNRLPAQQMHNKAKMGRALEELSKRIGFRVAPGFSERVIFRELFPTGMTLLDLRDMGVERMNISNVAARQELRDLMTALNLPGVTVNF